From the Bacteroidales bacterium genome, one window contains:
- a CDS encoding aldehyde ferredoxin oxidoreductase family protein, giving the protein MENSIYGYDGIILDIDLSTGTIERKTIPKDDIKKFIGGRGLGMKILWDRLKTPGIDPLSPENPLMFMPGPFCGFPIPSSSRICVVTKSPRTSPKKSNYKNASTLSYSNMGGFFGPEIRFAGYDGIVISGKASSPVYIVIEDEKVEIRDAKKFWGMGTDEFDKKIIEELGDRQFESCYIGPAGENLIPMACIINTAARSAGRGGTGCVMGSKNLKAIAIKGTKMPDIKNHKKYLFLLEEIRKSFAEDTEERRTWREGGTANALEYASNSGYQAVKNYREGTYEEIKKIGAIASRKEIWTRDFACYSCQLACKKSGYAKGAYGGIVHDAPEYETGTMLGANLLISDLAGLNKCITICDDYGIDIISTGNTIGFLIEAYEKKIIDLKFLDGIELAWGNVDTTIQMIHKICKKEGIGKLATNGVKALSELIGKGSEEFAIHVKGHELAAWNVQATYPWFGISYVTCNRGACHMNGGSTDAQNGLALRDSIGACNFASDWYRDELHYRHFLSAITGVNWTEEEFNRAGERIYNLEKMFNVREGFNKSDDILPERFYKDAFTVGSAKGAIVDRGTFNNILETYYESRAWNKNTSVPTKEKLESLELEFTINAIPEV; this is encoded by the coding sequence ATGGAAAATTCAATATATGGATACGATGGAATTATCCTTGATATAGACCTTTCAACAGGAACAATTGAAAGAAAAACAATTCCAAAAGATGATATTAAAAAATTTATTGGAGGCAGAGGATTAGGAATGAAAATTCTTTGGGACAGGTTAAAAACTCCTGGTATTGACCCCTTATCACCTGAAAATCCACTTATGTTTATGCCGGGTCCGTTTTGTGGTTTTCCAATTCCATCATCATCAAGAATATGTGTAGTTACAAAATCACCGCGTACTTCCCCAAAAAAGTCAAATTACAAAAATGCTTCTACGCTTAGTTATTCAAATATGGGAGGATTTTTTGGTCCAGAGATACGATTTGCAGGTTATGACGGAATTGTTATAAGCGGTAAAGCATCATCGCCGGTTTATATTGTAATTGAAGATGAAAAAGTTGAGATAAGAGATGCGAAAAAGTTCTGGGGAATGGGAACTGACGAATTTGATAAAAAAATTATTGAAGAATTAGGAGACAGACAATTTGAATCATGTTATATAGGACCTGCAGGTGAAAATTTAATTCCTATGGCTTGTATTATCAATACAGCAGCGCGTTCTGCCGGAAGAGGAGGTACGGGTTGTGTTATGGGCTCGAAAAACTTAAAAGCTATAGCAATAAAAGGTACAAAAATGCCGGATATAAAAAATCATAAAAAATATCTTTTTTTATTAGAAGAAATAAGAAAATCATTTGCTGAAGATACTGAAGAAAGAAGAACATGGAGAGAAGGAGGAACTGCTAATGCACTTGAATATGCGAGTAATAGTGGTTATCAGGCTGTTAAAAATTATCGCGAAGGAACTTATGAAGAAATTAAAAAAATAGGAGCTATAGCATCAAGAAAAGAAATATGGACTCGTGATTTTGCTTGTTATAGTTGCCAGTTAGCTTGTAAAAAAAGTGGTTATGCAAAAGGAGCATATGGCGGAATTGTTCATGACGCACCTGAATATGAAACAGGAACAATGCTTGGAGCTAACCTGCTTATCTCTGATTTGGCAGGATTAAATAAATGTATAACTATTTGTGATGATTACGGTATTGATATTATTTCGACAGGAAATACAATAGGGTTTTTAATTGAAGCTTATGAAAAAAAGATTATTGATTTGAAATTTCTTGATGGTATTGAACTTGCATGGGGTAATGTTGATACAACAATTCAAATGATACATAAAATCTGTAAAAAGGAGGGTATTGGAAAATTAGCTACAAATGGAGTTAAAGCACTGTCTGAACTCATTGGAAAAGGTTCCGAAGAATTTGCTATTCATGTAAAAGGACACGAACTTGCTGCATGGAATGTTCAGGCTACGTATCCATGGTTTGGAATTTCTTATGTAACATGTAATCGTGGGGCTTGTCATATGAATGGTGGCTCAACAGATGCACAAAATGGTCTTGCATTAAGAGATTCAATTGGTGCATGTAATTTTGCAAGCGATTGGTATCGTGATGAATTGCATTACAGGCATTTTTTATCGGCTATCACTGGTGTTAATTGGACAGAGGAAGAATTTAATCGTGCAGGAGAAAGAATTTATAATTTAGAGAAAATGTTTAATGTTCGTGAAGGATTTAATAAAAGTGATGATATACTTCCCGAAAGATTTTATAAAGATGCCTTTACCGTAGGTAGTGCCAAAGGAGCAATTGTTGACAGGGGAACTTTTAATAATATTCTTGAAACATATTATGAGTCAAGAGCTTGGAATAAAAATACTTCTGTACCGACAAAAGAAAAACTTGAAAGTCTTGAATTAGAATTTACTATAAATGCTATCCCTGAAGTATAG
- a CDS encoding 4Fe-4S dicluster domain-containing protein, producing MEQIDKKENKHSRREFLKNLTIAGGSAIIVGTFGFIFHSSPEDKVIKAIVVDFDKCTGCRTCEAVCSSYNNKIEVNGGLLDGPGNPNLSNIRIHHYNPDVDIPVICNLCDDAPCITACPVPPDLFTGRKALFRDEKNNTIRNDIERCIGCGQCAKACKNLRTGTIISNPDTGKPERICNLCNGDPQCVKYCTYEALTYIKVDNSREFFGLSADKIAQVLYERFYNIDLNN from the coding sequence ATGGAACAAATAGATAAAAAAGAAAATAAACATTCGAGAAGAGAATTTCTAAAAAATCTAACTATTGCAGGCGGAAGTGCTATAATTGTAGGAACATTTGGTTTTATTTTTCATTCAAGTCCTGAAGATAAAGTAATAAAAGCAATAGTAGTGGATTTTGATAAATGCACAGGATGTCGGACATGTGAAGCCGTTTGTTCTTCTTATAACAACAAAATTGAAGTCAACGGAGGATTATTAGATGGACCGGGAAATCCCAATTTATCTAACATAAGAATTCATCATTATAATCCTGATGTTGATATTCCTGTTATTTGTAATTTATGTGACGATGCTCCTTGTATTACTGCTTGTCCTGTTCCCCCTGATTTATTTACCGGAAGAAAAGCATTATTTCGTGATGAAAAAAATAATACTATAAGGAACGATATTGAAAGATGCATTGGTTGCGGACAATGTGCTAAAGCATGTAAAAATCTAAGAACAGGAACAATTATTTCTAATCCTGATACAGGTAAACCTGAACGAATATGTAATTTATGCAATGGTGACCCACAATGTGTAAAATATTGTACTTATGAAGCATTAACTTATATTAAAGTTGATAATAGCAGGGAGTTTTTCGGATTATCTGCTGATAAAATTGCACAAGTTCTTTATGAACGTTTTTATAATATTGATTTAAATAATTAA
- a CDS encoding T9SS type A sorting domain-containing protein — protein MKNHILSITFIIIFLTLIFTETKSNIKNIDLVYQQSSIIKDTVNDIKLDVFPNPVNDFATIKFYIPDNEKINISLYNLLGSEIQNITNDFYNEGYHYIKHSFSDLPIGIYYIKIEGKHYRKTVKIIK, from the coding sequence ATGAAAAATCATATACTCTCAATAACATTTATAATTATTTTCCTTACACTAATATTTACTGAAACAAAAAGTAATATTAAAAACATTGATTTAGTTTATCAACAGTCTTCTATAATAAAAGATACTGTTAATGATATTAAGCTTGATGTTTTCCCTAACCCTGTAAATGATTTTGCTACTATAAAATTTTATATACCGGATAATGAAAAAATAAATATTAGTTTATATAATCTTTTAGGTTCTGAAATTCAAAATATTACTAATGATTTTTATAATGAAGGTTATCATTATATTAAACATTCCTTTTCTGACCTTCCCATAGGAATTTATTATATTAAAATTGAAGGGAAACATTATCGTAAGACTGTTAAGATAATTAAATAG